In Pogoniulus pusillus isolate bPogPus1 chromosome 41, bPogPus1.pri, whole genome shotgun sequence, a genomic segment contains:
- the USHBP1 gene encoding harmonin-binding protein USHBP1 isoform X6 — protein MRRFGRALPASLLPAPLLPARSLSASTAVRKPTAPTSSPPCSTRSAPWSELSSPGTGGHRRSLCPARSGHGRPRAMCHGPEDGGGERLLAEEAAVAAALARNVALRAALGRRDEELSQATDSLRALRGERDHLQQKVQDLRDALSRLEEPEGSGSDTPGTGTPLAQSQLLLDQPQCHDSAQPHAPLSPQPSEGASREQEEQAQQLQGCLARLQEVNRALAGALQDCKSDAEQLSMALGQHEARSTALRLALRCRWAQGHGHVSGHAVGSASLRPLSLQRALWGGLCSPAGAGAGEDEQGAGWDPRGSRGRAEPGARARIQPHSSAGAAAPGRSRAAGPGAEWGRRTPEVPAKESRVGTMPGLSCPRAGTAPLYPPQPHSHSIPAPLGMEEGALREHIHRLRAEQAALEASLQDAPAPTSAHRSQAVRARAERVLQDARDTLPGWRRREKAELLQDLETLKEALADLKTWLQLAQREKKGLQVLAAGLEPHKAALHLLLQHLRQEEDEDPPGHLPRAPSSSSSSEEVRITLTSPRRPSVGPGVSPGRTHTQPLQVAQAGCGGAAAPQHPPDPEKMREELLHALARVQELRAQAQTLALSLEQSVANSRAQQLQCATITRDFFRAHSALALGYRSARRKQEAQLRQLEAQAGALRGQHTRRAQALTHRLHTLEQRTPSNETFI, from the exons atgaggaggtttgggagggcactgccagcctccctgctgccagcccccctgctgccagcccgcAGCCTCAGTGCCTCGACAGCGGTCCGGAAG cccacGGCGCCGACCTCTTCGCCGCCCTGCAGCACGCGGTCAGCTCCCTGGAGCGAGCTGTCTTCTCCCGGCACCGGCGGGCACCGGCGCAGCCTTTGCCCGGCGAGGAGTGGGCACGGGCGGCCAAG GGCCATGTGCCACGGTCCGGAGGACGGAGGGGgtgagaggctgctggcagaggaggcagcgGTGGCAGCGGCGTTGGCTCGGAATGTGGCACTGCGGGCAGCCCTGGGGCGCCGGGACGAGGAGCTGAGCCAGGCCACGGACTCGCTGCGGGCACTGCGGGGGGAGCGAGACCACCTGCAGCAGAag GTCCAGGACCTGCGGGATGCCCtgtccaggctggaggagcCAGAGGGATCTGGCAGTGACACTCCCGGGACTGGCACCCCCTTGGCACAgtcccagctgctcctg GACCAACCCCAGTGCCATGACAGTGCCCAGCCCCACGCTCCTCTGTCCCCCCAACCTTCTGAGGGTGCCAGccgggagcaggaggagcaggcacagcagctgcaggg GTGCCTGGCACGGCTGCAGGAGGTGAACCGGGCGCTGGCGGGCGCGCTGCAGGACTGCAAGAGCGACGCGGAGCAGCTCAGCATGGCGCTGGGCCAGCACGAGGCCCGCAGCACTGCCCTGCGCTTGGCACTGCgctgcaggtgggcacagggacacGGGCATGTGTCGGGGCACGCGGTGGGCAGTGCCAGTCTGAGGCCTCTCTCCCTGCAGCGAGCATTGTGGGGGGGCCTAtgcagccctgctggagctggtgcgGGGGAAGATGAGCAAGGAGCAGGATGGGACCCGCGGGG GAGCCGGGGCCGAGCAGAGCCCGGGGCACGGGCACGgatccagccccacagcagcgcAGGGGCCGCAGCCCCAGGgcggagcagagctgcaggtccGGGAGCAGAGTGGGGGCGGCGGACCCCAGAGGTACCGGCAAAGGAGAGCAGGGTGGGCACGATGCCGGGGCTGAGCTGTCCCAGGGCGGGCACTGCGCCTCTGTACCCACCCCAGCCCCAttcccacagcatcccagcGCCGCTCGGGATGGAGGAGGGGGCCCTGCGGGAGCACATCCACCGGCTGCGGGCGGAGCAGGCGGCCCTGGAGGCATCGCTGCAGGATGCTCCGGCACCCACCAGCGCCCACCGCAGCCAGGCTGTGCGAGCCCGGGCCGAGCGGGTGCTGCAGGATGCCAGGGATACCCTGCCCGGCTGGAGGAGGcgggagaaggcagagctgctgcaggacctggaGACGCTCAAg GAGGCCTTGGCCGACCTGAAGacttggctgcagctggcacagagggagaagaaagggctGCAGGTGCTGGCGGCTGGGCTGGAACCGCACAAGGCTGCCCTgcacctgctgctccagcacctgcggcaggaggaggatgaggaccCCCCCGGGCACCTCCCCCgcgcccccagcagctccagcagcagtgaggaggtAAGGATCACCCTGACCTCCCCGCGGAGACCCTCCGTGGGGCCGGGGGTATCCCCAGGCAGGACCCACACCCAACCCCTGCAGGTTGCCCAAGCAGGCTgtgggggagcagcagctcctcagcacccTCCAGACCCGGAGAAGATGAGGGAAGAGCTGCTCCATGCCCTGGCCCG GGTGCAGGAGCTGCGTGCCCAGGCACAGACcctggcactgtccctggagcagaGTGTTGCCAACAgccgtgcccagcagctgcaatGTGCCACCATCACCAGAGACTTCTTCCGTGCTCACAG CGCCCTGGCCCTGGGGTACCGCAGTGCCCGCCGGAAGCAGGAGGCTCAGCTGCGGCAGCTGGAGGCGCAGGCAGGTGCCCTGCGCGGGCAGCACACGCGGCGGGCACAGGCACTGacccacaggctgcacaccctggaGCAGAGGACACCCAGCAACGAGACCTTCATCTAG
- the USHBP1 gene encoding harmonin-binding protein USHBP1 isoform X3, which yields MEKLSQLSLSEEEEKDKEKDEDDDDEDVVGGTEGTLQYKQCLAGLLATVAQLNQRAEQLQRRARSSALHHPAGRMRRFGRALPASLLPAPLLPARSLSASTAVRKPTAPTSSPPCSTRSAPWSELSSPGTGGHRRSLCPARSGHGRPRAMCHGPEDGGGERLLAEEAAVAAALARNVALRAALGRRDEELSQATDSLRALRGERDHLQQKVQDLRDALSRLEEPEGSGSDTPGTGTPLAQSQLLLDQPQCHDSAQPHAPLSPQPSEGASREQEEQAQQLQGCLARLQEVNRALAGALQDCKSDAEQLSMALGQHEARSTALRLALRCRWAQGHGHVSGHAVGSASLRPLSLQRALWGGLCSPAGAGAGEDEQGAGWDPRGSRGRAEPGARARIQPHSSAGAAAPGRSRAAGPGAEWGRRTPEVPAKESRVGTMPGLSCPRAGTAPLYPPQPHSHSIPAPLGMEEGALREHIHRLRAEQAALEASLQDAPAPTSAHRSQAVRARAERVLQDARDTLPGWRRREKAELLQDLETLKEALADLKTWLQLAQREKKGLQVLAAGLEPHKAALHLLLQHLRQEEDEDPPGHLPRAPSSSSSSEEVRITLTSPRRPSVGPGVSPGRTHTQPLQVAQAGCGGAAAPQHPPDPEKMREELLHALARVQELRAQAQTLALSLEQSVANSRAQQLQCATITRDFFRAHSALALGYRSARRKQEAQLRQLEAQAGALRGQHTRRAQALTHRLHTLEQRTPSNETFI from the exons ATGGAGAAG CTCTCACAACTCTCTctgagtgaggaggaggagaaggacaaggagaaggacgaagatgatgatgatgaagatgTGGTGGGGGGCACCGAGGGCACCCTGCAGTAcaagcagtgcctggcagggctgctggccaCGGTGGCGCAGCTGAACCAGAGAGCCGAGCAGCTGCAGCGTCGAGCCCGCAG ctctgctcttcaccaccctgcagggaggatgaggaggtttgggagggcactgccagcctccctgctgccagcccccctgctgccagcccgcAGCCTCAGTGCCTCGACAGCGGTCCGGAAG cccacGGCGCCGACCTCTTCGCCGCCCTGCAGCACGCGGTCAGCTCCCTGGAGCGAGCTGTCTTCTCCCGGCACCGGCGGGCACCGGCGCAGCCTTTGCCCGGCGAGGAGTGGGCACGGGCGGCCAAG GGCCATGTGCCACGGTCCGGAGGACGGAGGGGgtgagaggctgctggcagaggaggcagcgGTGGCAGCGGCGTTGGCTCGGAATGTGGCACTGCGGGCAGCCCTGGGGCGCCGGGACGAGGAGCTGAGCCAGGCCACGGACTCGCTGCGGGCACTGCGGGGGGAGCGAGACCACCTGCAGCAGAag GTCCAGGACCTGCGGGATGCCCtgtccaggctggaggagcCAGAGGGATCTGGCAGTGACACTCCCGGGACTGGCACCCCCTTGGCACAgtcccagctgctcctg GACCAACCCCAGTGCCATGACAGTGCCCAGCCCCACGCTCCTCTGTCCCCCCAACCTTCTGAGGGTGCCAGccgggagcaggaggagcaggcacagcagctgcaggg GTGCCTGGCACGGCTGCAGGAGGTGAACCGGGCGCTGGCGGGCGCGCTGCAGGACTGCAAGAGCGACGCGGAGCAGCTCAGCATGGCGCTGGGCCAGCACGAGGCCCGCAGCACTGCCCTGCGCTTGGCACTGCgctgcaggtgggcacagggacacGGGCATGTGTCGGGGCACGCGGTGGGCAGTGCCAGTCTGAGGCCTCTCTCCCTGCAGCGAGCATTGTGGGGGGGCCTAtgcagccctgctggagctggtgcgGGGGAAGATGAGCAAGGAGCAGGATGGGACCCGCGGGG GAGCCGGGGCCGAGCAGAGCCCGGGGCACGGGCACGgatccagccccacagcagcgcAGGGGCCGCAGCCCCAGGgcggagcagagctgcaggtccGGGAGCAGAGTGGGGGCGGCGGACCCCAGAGGTACCGGCAAAGGAGAGCAGGGTGGGCACGATGCCGGGGCTGAGCTGTCCCAGGGCGGGCACTGCGCCTCTGTACCCACCCCAGCCCCAttcccacagcatcccagcGCCGCTCGGGATGGAGGAGGGGGCCCTGCGGGAGCACATCCACCGGCTGCGGGCGGAGCAGGCGGCCCTGGAGGCATCGCTGCAGGATGCTCCGGCACCCACCAGCGCCCACCGCAGCCAGGCTGTGCGAGCCCGGGCCGAGCGGGTGCTGCAGGATGCCAGGGATACCCTGCCCGGCTGGAGGAGGcgggagaaggcagagctgctgcaggacctggaGACGCTCAAg GAGGCCTTGGCCGACCTGAAGacttggctgcagctggcacagagggagaagaaagggctGCAGGTGCTGGCGGCTGGGCTGGAACCGCACAAGGCTGCCCTgcacctgctgctccagcacctgcggcaggaggaggatgaggaccCCCCCGGGCACCTCCCCCgcgcccccagcagctccagcagcagtgaggaggtAAGGATCACCCTGACCTCCCCGCGGAGACCCTCCGTGGGGCCGGGGGTATCCCCAGGCAGGACCCACACCCAACCCCTGCAGGTTGCCCAAGCAGGCTgtgggggagcagcagctcctcagcacccTCCAGACCCGGAGAAGATGAGGGAAGAGCTGCTCCATGCCCTGGCCCG GGTGCAGGAGCTGCGTGCCCAGGCACAGACcctggcactgtccctggagcagaGTGTTGCCAACAgccgtgcccagcagctgcaatGTGCCACCATCACCAGAGACTTCTTCCGTGCTCACAG CGCCCTGGCCCTGGGGTACCGCAGTGCCCGCCGGAAGCAGGAGGCTCAGCTGCGGCAGCTGGAGGCGCAGGCAGGTGCCCTGCGCGGGCAGCACACGCGGCGGGCACAGGCACTGacccacaggctgcacaccctggaGCAGAGGACACCCAGCAACGAGACCTTCATCTAG
- the USHBP1 gene encoding harmonin-binding protein USHBP1 isoform X4: protein MEKLSQLSLSEEEEKDKEKDEDDDDEDVVGGTEGTLQYKQCLAGLLATVAQLNQRAEQLQRRARREDEEVWEGTASLPAASPPAASPQPQCLDSGPEAHGADLFAALQHAVSSLERAVFSRHRRAPAQPLPGEEWARAAKSLAELDRAPGCARRAMCHGPEDGGGERLLAEEAAVAAALARNVALRAALGRRDEELSQATDSLRALRGERDHLQQKVQDLRDALSRLEEPEGSGSDTPGTGTPLAQSQLLLDQPQCHDSAQPHAPLSPQPSEGASREQEEQAQQLQGCLARLQEVNRALAGALQDCKSDAEQLSMALGQHEARSTALRLALRCRWAQGHGHVSGHAVGSASLRPLSLQRALWGGLCSPAGAGAGEDEQGAGWDPRGSRGRAEPGARARIQPHSSAGAAAPGRSRAAGPGAEWGRRTPEVPAKESRVGTMPGLSCPRAGTAPLYPPQPHSHSIPAPLGMEEGALREHIHRLRAEQAALEASLQDAPAPTSAHRSQAVRARAERVLQDARDTLPGWRRREKAELLQDLETLKEALADLKTWLQLAQREKKGLQVLAAGLEPHKAALHLLLQHLRQEEDEDPPGHLPRAPSSSSSSEEVAQAGCGGAAAPQHPPDPEKMREELLHALARVQELRAQAQTLALSLEQSVANSRAQQLQCATITRDFFRAHSALALGYRSARRKQEAQLRQLEAQAGALRGQHTRRAQALTHRLHTLEQRTPSNETFI, encoded by the exons ATGGAGAAG CTCTCACAACTCTCTctgagtgaggaggaggagaaggacaaggagaaggacgaagatgatgatgatgaagatgTGGTGGGGGGCACCGAGGGCACCCTGCAGTAcaagcagtgcctggcagggctgctggccaCGGTGGCGCAGCTGAACCAGAGAGCCGAGCAGCTGCAGCGTCGAGCCCGCAG ggaggatgaggaggtttgggagggcactgccagcctccctgctgccagcccccctgctgccagcccgcAGCCTCAGTGCCTCGACAGCGGTCCGGAAG cccacGGCGCCGACCTCTTCGCCGCCCTGCAGCACGCGGTCAGCTCCCTGGAGCGAGCTGTCTTCTCCCGGCACCGGCGGGCACCGGCGCAGCCTTTGCCCGGCGAGGAGTGGGCACGGGCGGCCAAG agcctggcgGAGCTGGACCGGGCACCGGGCTGCGCCCGCAGGGCCATGTGCCACGGTCCGGAGGACGGAGGGGgtgagaggctgctggcagaggaggcagcgGTGGCAGCGGCGTTGGCTCGGAATGTGGCACTGCGGGCAGCCCTGGGGCGCCGGGACGAGGAGCTGAGCCAGGCCACGGACTCGCTGCGGGCACTGCGGGGGGAGCGAGACCACCTGCAGCAGAag GTCCAGGACCTGCGGGATGCCCtgtccaggctggaggagcCAGAGGGATCTGGCAGTGACACTCCCGGGACTGGCACCCCCTTGGCACAgtcccagctgctcctg GACCAACCCCAGTGCCATGACAGTGCCCAGCCCCACGCTCCTCTGTCCCCCCAACCTTCTGAGGGTGCCAGccgggagcaggaggagcaggcacagcagctgcaggg GTGCCTGGCACGGCTGCAGGAGGTGAACCGGGCGCTGGCGGGCGCGCTGCAGGACTGCAAGAGCGACGCGGAGCAGCTCAGCATGGCGCTGGGCCAGCACGAGGCCCGCAGCACTGCCCTGCGCTTGGCACTGCgctgcaggtgggcacagggacacGGGCATGTGTCGGGGCACGCGGTGGGCAGTGCCAGTCTGAGGCCTCTCTCCCTGCAGCGAGCATTGTGGGGGGGCCTAtgcagccctgctggagctggtgcgGGGGAAGATGAGCAAGGAGCAGGATGGGACCCGCGGGG GAGCCGGGGCCGAGCAGAGCCCGGGGCACGGGCACGgatccagccccacagcagcgcAGGGGCCGCAGCCCCAGGgcggagcagagctgcaggtccGGGAGCAGAGTGGGGGCGGCGGACCCCAGAGGTACCGGCAAAGGAGAGCAGGGTGGGCACGATGCCGGGGCTGAGCTGTCCCAGGGCGGGCACTGCGCCTCTGTACCCACCCCAGCCCCAttcccacagcatcccagcGCCGCTCGGGATGGAGGAGGGGGCCCTGCGGGAGCACATCCACCGGCTGCGGGCGGAGCAGGCGGCCCTGGAGGCATCGCTGCAGGATGCTCCGGCACCCACCAGCGCCCACCGCAGCCAGGCTGTGCGAGCCCGGGCCGAGCGGGTGCTGCAGGATGCCAGGGATACCCTGCCCGGCTGGAGGAGGcgggagaaggcagagctgctgcaggacctggaGACGCTCAAg GAGGCCTTGGCCGACCTGAAGacttggctgcagctggcacagagggagaagaaagggctGCAGGTGCTGGCGGCTGGGCTGGAACCGCACAAGGCTGCCCTgcacctgctgctccagcacctgcggcaggaggaggatgaggaccCCCCCGGGCACCTCCCCCgcgcccccagcagctccagcagcagtgaggag GTTGCCCAAGCAGGCTgtgggggagcagcagctcctcagcacccTCCAGACCCGGAGAAGATGAGGGAAGAGCTGCTCCATGCCCTGGCCCG GGTGCAGGAGCTGCGTGCCCAGGCACAGACcctggcactgtccctggagcagaGTGTTGCCAACAgccgtgcccagcagctgcaatGTGCCACCATCACCAGAGACTTCTTCCGTGCTCACAG CGCCCTGGCCCTGGGGTACCGCAGTGCCCGCCGGAAGCAGGAGGCTCAGCTGCGGCAGCTGGAGGCGCAGGCAGGTGCCCTGCGCGGGCAGCACACGCGGCGGGCACAGGCACTGacccacaggctgcacaccctggaGCAGAGGACACCCAGCAACGAGACCTTCATCTAG
- the USHBP1 gene encoding harmonin-binding protein USHBP1 isoform X5 has protein sequence MEKLSQLSLSEEEEKDKEKDEDDDDEDVVGGTEGTLQYKQCLAGLLATVAQLNQRAEQLQRRARREDEEVWEGTASLPAASPPAASPQPQCLDSGPEAHGADLFAALQHAVSSLERAVFSRHRRAPAQPLPGEEWARAAKSLAELDRAPGCARRAMCHGPEDGGGERLLAEEAAVAAALARNVALRAALGRRDEELSQATDSLRALRGERDHLQQKVQDLRDALSRLEEPEGSGSDTPGTGTPLAQSQLLLDQPQCHDSAQPHAPLSPQPSEGASREQEEQAQQLQGCLARLQEVNRALAGALQDCKSDAEQLSMALGQHEARSTALRLALRCSEHCGGAYAALLELVRGKMSKEQDGTRGGAGAEQSPGHGHGSSPTAAQGPQPQGGAELQVREQSGGGGPQSIPAPLGMEEGALREHIHRLRAEQAALEASLQDAPAPTSAHRSQAVRARAERVLQDARDTLPGWRRREKAELLQDLETLKEALADLKTWLQLAQREKKGLQVLAAGLEPHKAALHLLLQHLRQEEDEDPPGHLPRAPSSSSSSEEVRITLTSPRRPSVGPGVSPGRTHTQPLQVAQAGCGGAAAPQHPPDPEKMREELLHALARVQELRAQAQTLALSLEQSVANSRAQQLQCATITRDFFRAHSALALGYRSARRKQEAQLRQLEAQAGALRGQHTRRAQALTHRLHTLEQRTPSNETFI, from the exons ATGGAGAAG CTCTCACAACTCTCTctgagtgaggaggaggagaaggacaaggagaaggacgaagatgatgatgatgaagatgTGGTGGGGGGCACCGAGGGCACCCTGCAGTAcaagcagtgcctggcagggctgctggccaCGGTGGCGCAGCTGAACCAGAGAGCCGAGCAGCTGCAGCGTCGAGCCCGCAG ggaggatgaggaggtttgggagggcactgccagcctccctgctgccagcccccctgctgccagcccgcAGCCTCAGTGCCTCGACAGCGGTCCGGAAG cccacGGCGCCGACCTCTTCGCCGCCCTGCAGCACGCGGTCAGCTCCCTGGAGCGAGCTGTCTTCTCCCGGCACCGGCGGGCACCGGCGCAGCCTTTGCCCGGCGAGGAGTGGGCACGGGCGGCCAAG agcctggcgGAGCTGGACCGGGCACCGGGCTGCGCCCGCAGGGCCATGTGCCACGGTCCGGAGGACGGAGGGGgtgagaggctgctggcagaggaggcagcgGTGGCAGCGGCGTTGGCTCGGAATGTGGCACTGCGGGCAGCCCTGGGGCGCCGGGACGAGGAGCTGAGCCAGGCCACGGACTCGCTGCGGGCACTGCGGGGGGAGCGAGACCACCTGCAGCAGAag GTCCAGGACCTGCGGGATGCCCtgtccaggctggaggagcCAGAGGGATCTGGCAGTGACACTCCCGGGACTGGCACCCCCTTGGCACAgtcccagctgctcctg GACCAACCCCAGTGCCATGACAGTGCCCAGCCCCACGCTCCTCTGTCCCCCCAACCTTCTGAGGGTGCCAGccgggagcaggaggagcaggcacagcagctgcaggg GTGCCTGGCACGGCTGCAGGAGGTGAACCGGGCGCTGGCGGGCGCGCTGCAGGACTGCAAGAGCGACGCGGAGCAGCTCAGCATGGCGCTGGGCCAGCACGAGGCCCGCAGCACTGCCCTGCGCTTGGCACTGCgctgcag CGAGCATTGTGGGGGGGCCTAtgcagccctgctggagctggtgcgGGGGAAGATGAGCAAGGAGCAGGATGGGACCCGCGGGG GAGCCGGGGCCGAGCAGAGCCCGGGGCACGGGCACGgatccagccccacagcagcgcAGGGGCCGCAGCCCCAGGgcggagcagagctgcaggtccGGGAGCAGAGTGGGGGCGGCGGACCCCAGAG catcccagcGCCGCTCGGGATGGAGGAGGGGGCCCTGCGGGAGCACATCCACCGGCTGCGGGCGGAGCAGGCGGCCCTGGAGGCATCGCTGCAGGATGCTCCGGCACCCACCAGCGCCCACCGCAGCCAGGCTGTGCGAGCCCGGGCCGAGCGGGTGCTGCAGGATGCCAGGGATACCCTGCCCGGCTGGAGGAGGcgggagaaggcagagctgctgcaggacctggaGACGCTCAAg GAGGCCTTGGCCGACCTGAAGacttggctgcagctggcacagagggagaagaaagggctGCAGGTGCTGGCGGCTGGGCTGGAACCGCACAAGGCTGCCCTgcacctgctgctccagcacctgcggcaggaggaggatgaggaccCCCCCGGGCACCTCCCCCgcgcccccagcagctccagcagcagtgaggaggtAAGGATCACCCTGACCTCCCCGCGGAGACCCTCCGTGGGGCCGGGGGTATCCCCAGGCAGGACCCACACCCAACCCCTGCAGGTTGCCCAAGCAGGCTgtgggggagcagcagctcctcagcacccTCCAGACCCGGAGAAGATGAGGGAAGAGCTGCTCCATGCCCTGGCCCG GGTGCAGGAGCTGCGTGCCCAGGCACAGACcctggcactgtccctggagcagaGTGTTGCCAACAgccgtgcccagcagctgcaatGTGCCACCATCACCAGAGACTTCTTCCGTGCTCACAG CGCCCTGGCCCTGGGGTACCGCAGTGCCCGCCGGAAGCAGGAGGCTCAGCTGCGGCAGCTGGAGGCGCAGGCAGGTGCCCTGCGCGGGCAGCACACGCGGCGGGCACAGGCACTGacccacaggctgcacaccctggaGCAGAGGACACCCAGCAACGAGACCTTCATCTAG
- the USHBP1 gene encoding harmonin-binding protein USHBP1 isoform X1: MEKLSQLSLSEEEEKDKEKDEDDDDEDVVGGTEGTLQYKQCLAGLLATVAQLNQRAEQLQRRARREDEEVWEGTASLPAASPPAASPQPQCLDSGPEAHGADLFAALQHAVSSLERAVFSRHRRAPAQPLPGEEWARAAKSLAELDRAPGCARRAMCHGPEDGGGERLLAEEAAVAAALARNVALRAALGRRDEELSQATDSLRALRGERDHLQQKVQDLRDALSRLEEPEGSGSDTPGTGTPLAQSQLLLDQPQCHDSAQPHAPLSPQPSEGASREQEEQAQQLQGCLARLQEVNRALAGALQDCKSDAEQLSMALGQHEARSTALRLALRCRWAQGHGHVSGHAVGSASLRPLSLQRALWGGLCSPAGAGAGEDEQGAGWDPRGSRGRAEPGARARIQPHSSAGAAAPGRSRAAGPGAEWGRRTPEVPAKESRVGTMPGLSCPRAGTAPLYPPQPHSHSIPAPLGMEEGALREHIHRLRAEQAALEASLQDAPAPTSAHRSQAVRARAERVLQDARDTLPGWRRREKAELLQDLETLKEALADLKTWLQLAQREKKGLQVLAAGLEPHKAALHLLLQHLRQEEDEDPPGHLPRAPSSSSSSEEVRITLTSPRRPSVGPGVSPGRTHTQPLQVAQAGCGGAAAPQHPPDPEKMREELLHALARVQELRAQAQTLALSLEQSVANSRAQQLQCATITRDFFRAHSALALGYRSARRKQEAQLRQLEAQAGALRGQHTRRAQALTHRLHTLEQRTPSNETFI; this comes from the exons ATGGAGAAG CTCTCACAACTCTCTctgagtgaggaggaggagaaggacaaggagaaggacgaagatgatgatgatgaagatgTGGTGGGGGGCACCGAGGGCACCCTGCAGTAcaagcagtgcctggcagggctgctggccaCGGTGGCGCAGCTGAACCAGAGAGCCGAGCAGCTGCAGCGTCGAGCCCGCAG ggaggatgaggaggtttgggagggcactgccagcctccctgctgccagcccccctgctgccagcccgcAGCCTCAGTGCCTCGACAGCGGTCCGGAAG cccacGGCGCCGACCTCTTCGCCGCCCTGCAGCACGCGGTCAGCTCCCTGGAGCGAGCTGTCTTCTCCCGGCACCGGCGGGCACCGGCGCAGCCTTTGCCCGGCGAGGAGTGGGCACGGGCGGCCAAG agcctggcgGAGCTGGACCGGGCACCGGGCTGCGCCCGCAGGGCCATGTGCCACGGTCCGGAGGACGGAGGGGgtgagaggctgctggcagaggaggcagcgGTGGCAGCGGCGTTGGCTCGGAATGTGGCACTGCGGGCAGCCCTGGGGCGCCGGGACGAGGAGCTGAGCCAGGCCACGGACTCGCTGCGGGCACTGCGGGGGGAGCGAGACCACCTGCAGCAGAag GTCCAGGACCTGCGGGATGCCCtgtccaggctggaggagcCAGAGGGATCTGGCAGTGACACTCCCGGGACTGGCACCCCCTTGGCACAgtcccagctgctcctg GACCAACCCCAGTGCCATGACAGTGCCCAGCCCCACGCTCCTCTGTCCCCCCAACCTTCTGAGGGTGCCAGccgggagcaggaggagcaggcacagcagctgcaggg GTGCCTGGCACGGCTGCAGGAGGTGAACCGGGCGCTGGCGGGCGCGCTGCAGGACTGCAAGAGCGACGCGGAGCAGCTCAGCATGGCGCTGGGCCAGCACGAGGCCCGCAGCACTGCCCTGCGCTTGGCACTGCgctgcaggtgggcacagggacacGGGCATGTGTCGGGGCACGCGGTGGGCAGTGCCAGTCTGAGGCCTCTCTCCCTGCAGCGAGCATTGTGGGGGGGCCTAtgcagccctgctggagctggtgcgGGGGAAGATGAGCAAGGAGCAGGATGGGACCCGCGGGG GAGCCGGGGCCGAGCAGAGCCCGGGGCACGGGCACGgatccagccccacagcagcgcAGGGGCCGCAGCCCCAGGgcggagcagagctgcaggtccGGGAGCAGAGTGGGGGCGGCGGACCCCAGAGGTACCGGCAAAGGAGAGCAGGGTGGGCACGATGCCGGGGCTGAGCTGTCCCAGGGCGGGCACTGCGCCTCTGTACCCACCCCAGCCCCAttcccacagcatcccagcGCCGCTCGGGATGGAGGAGGGGGCCCTGCGGGAGCACATCCACCGGCTGCGGGCGGAGCAGGCGGCCCTGGAGGCATCGCTGCAGGATGCTCCGGCACCCACCAGCGCCCACCGCAGCCAGGCTGTGCGAGCCCGGGCCGAGCGGGTGCTGCAGGATGCCAGGGATACCCTGCCCGGCTGGAGGAGGcgggagaaggcagagctgctgcaggacctggaGACGCTCAAg GAGGCCTTGGCCGACCTGAAGacttggctgcagctggcacagagggagaagaaagggctGCAGGTGCTGGCGGCTGGGCTGGAACCGCACAAGGCTGCCCTgcacctgctgctccagcacctgcggcaggaggaggatgaggaccCCCCCGGGCACCTCCCCCgcgcccccagcagctccagcagcagtgaggaggtAAGGATCACCCTGACCTCCCCGCGGAGACCCTCCGTGGGGCCGGGGGTATCCCCAGGCAGGACCCACACCCAACCCCTGCAGGTTGCCCAAGCAGGCTgtgggggagcagcagctcctcagcacccTCCAGACCCGGAGAAGATGAGGGAAGAGCTGCTCCATGCCCTGGCCCG GGTGCAGGAGCTGCGTGCCCAGGCACAGACcctggcactgtccctggagcagaGTGTTGCCAACAgccgtgcccagcagctgcaatGTGCCACCATCACCAGAGACTTCTTCCGTGCTCACAG CGCCCTGGCCCTGGGGTACCGCAGTGCCCGCCGGAAGCAGGAGGCTCAGCTGCGGCAGCTGGAGGCGCAGGCAGGTGCCCTGCGCGGGCAGCACACGCGGCGGGCACAGGCACTGacccacaggctgcacaccctggaGCAGAGGACACCCAGCAACGAGACCTTCATCTAG